One window from the genome of Hoplias malabaricus isolate fHopMal1 chromosome X2, fHopMal1.hap1, whole genome shotgun sequence encodes:
- the LOC136677469 gene encoding microtubule-associated protein 1A-like produces the protein MEIEEARAVAMETAAGAAVPSAEHRYALIVIGELSAEHQLEKVKKRIKQGFLSWAVDLNICDLNRELQLFETKHSAHFSSEVKGQRLLQYKSDVLETVVLVNPSENNIAIEIRTLLCESARHKLLVLCGQSSDQGGDIILQSGVFGWKNFSDIITSQRIKDFLGQSAPGEPACLTVCCAAEGAWSSLELNPEQYLLDIRLNPDPVLPEMEGVTEFTEYVSETVDVPSPFELLEPPTSGGFLKLSKPCCYIFPGGRGDSALFAVNGFNILIDGGSDRKSCFWKLVRHLDRIDSVLLTHIGADNLAGINGLLQRKIAEQEEEPSQGSNAYGEWMKNLISPELGVVFFNVPEKLKMSEPTLKVKRSIEEASLTLQYLSKLGIRPEPLCRVVSNTIEPVTLFHKLGVGKLDMYILNPVKDSKEMQFFMQKWAGNSKAKTGIILANGKEGEISVPYLTSVTALVVWVPASPTEKIVRVLFPGNAPQNKIFEGLEKLRHLDFLRYPVATQKDISAGAPPPVIKQTKLKPRTDSKESLKSSPKMHATTKASKKEANEDIESKSDSIKENKVEKKPKKLKESVSSPKPVKARTDTVKAEKKKLLREKSPKKQDKDKVAKMEEKKDKEKKEIKKEKREVKSVKKDDNKESKLKEEKKTDSSKPELRKITKPDLKPFTPEVRKTLNKAKVQTKPKMEKTKAAKEQENRPAAQQVAKKKQENDRSLVSSPEDLTKDFEALRQEEMSKSKLLPNIQSSTFNDTKVPHIESPDEGITTTDVETESPHEEKQLYSAKTSKSPTKSDEKFEDEGAGMEDDNEEYNTETKTAEVSHVIGKADEKKWPDMTDKQVDFGKTTKKSESEEEEDVIEKAELEEAEDIVHEDELKYKSEAAKKEKLDKDWDSKQSETKSAKPVVAAEHISFIQDETIPGYSETEQTISDEEIHDDAEDRIPHLRYDVGSYDISVPSETGCFDTIHGVKEMKPPTISVASDLTVKGSSVGQEPALSAFASNIIAAPLAEEEHISSATSITEYDKLSSFATSVTEDQSIASVTAPPTEDAGKNSLLLDTINSIPSSSRTEGKEYLHSAGTISPTSSLEEDKCFKSPPSEEYQPVVPELEALSKPTTQVHEEDEEDEEEDEDQTPNIDVPLGKLHEGYASAAMQDQEQGFDKSPSSMAPLSSPFSQVKDDKMTCLSQVEPTKAEVAEKPLPSATNFSSTPETSATSEPEGRCLSPDESTMRMASPTQSGPTSSGYSPTEEKAQKSITMEKEDQMDKDTKHETVPLIDANEKTSVKITEDECDPFKKGFSSTRATFDDSGEEEDEEEEEEEVEEDEEAEENDYYKEEGLKTCGKTKYKEERESTFLDEEFTCEPQSLKEEKLSGKEKEETEKEDKPQDMTHLEKERKVQMLGFEEEEDSETEDCTYSTVKGSQGKLDSVSVGQGKKDVLYSEGDDTTATSKDADKSVHFNLYSFPEREKGPKDEYMREVRQDTPYVGKTFTYSDTYDSKSSSVDSSYSPKLTKDFMDKFDENESIEKEADKKDSTYSTSSFEMTNDSPFEQSLKEVSSASYSETKTMYGASYMSDVSEGKSTEQLAKVEPETAEKSPRSFSPVRDPFSVKFDEPTVIGKTEVSAPASNDFLDDFTASGFSAKSSGPAQSLSSAQGAIAKDMKMLAHGEDDDDEEEEEEEEEDDDEDEDDDEMYGRRVSDSDQEKGAKDRSEKEFNPFSGVSSTVSPPFKEGKKDTFQDFGLSTESFGKPPAPAPFESTVSHKSPEEAFSVTKDEASSLLSSSHMTTYTSGYEYSYGEEKDAFPSNQFEGKVQTEDSFDKSYLPLSTKSSEDKFHDEKDVEFEKQKTPDVVAKKPGDSVSPGFNYATTTATAYSSSSSYSHSSSASASLSTSRQFGDELETPASGGYEYSSFKDEHSLVMDSPFSSSSGLVKDEYLEVSEKLTPATTTAESTSSLARFSPLSPFEEIKPFPTHSVPSTDDKREEVASSASGTLDKGPQGACFYKPEWGDDTNLQAEYGATGPYSPPSQSVDKDPLTKDLFAASLTPRGDATEKQYYEDTESSEEEDDYMCERSPFTAVQADKKDNPFSLTEQLTMDTTASKVGTLPDVLTYSSSKPETANGPAEMSMVAPDGFGGASKTTTASLLKSEVKSEEYEAGKIRNPFEWEMMQQRGIYPGASPPHYRHEDEYEEEEEMEPEHPPRPLSLASADQSFQSSYYKEDSGRQDDSDHPPDVCMGASPFSSSASPGYSSSEYKQRKGDTSPSFINPNLCQLSSDEEDEDEHSQDFDQQQPAGKTRYHTQPHHHSHREDSESQHLSGAAAAGIGLAGEDTPPTSVSESLPSQTDSDVPPGTEECPSITAEGNVESDEDADYLPVDKSSGAYGGKHYSSRSSEKNHDPLPSPMRDPAPFPPHPDVCMVDPEALSSLTDKPLKKDPKAKGLRKSKSKSPGRKADARSKRSPSKDTSPRTTSLKKKDIDDDVSRSSHNTGRGLVNGIKSMSVSNAAKSSSAAPPGAPIYVDLAYIPNHCSAKNVDQEFFKRVRSAYYVVSGNDSSSGEPSRVVLDALLEGKSQWGSNLQVTLIPTHDTEVMREWYQQTHEKQQELNIMVLASSSTVVMQDESFPACKIEF, from the exons GACAAAGACTTCTGCAATACAAGAGTGATGTCCTTGAGACAGTTGTGTTGGTGAATCCATCTGAGAACAATATCGCAATAGAG ATCAGAACCCTGCTCTGTGAGTCCGCCAGACACAAGCTATTGGTTCTATGTGGTCAGAGCTCTGACCAAGGTGGTGACATCATCCTTCAAAGTGGTGTCTTTGGCTGGAAGAACTTTTCTGATATCATCACAAGTCAAAGA ATTAAAGACTTCCTGGGCCAGTCAGCTCCAGGAGAGCCAGCGTGTCTGACTGTGTGCTGTGCAGCGGAGGGAGCCTGGAGCTCCCTGGAGCTCAATCCGGAGCAGTATCTGCTGGACATTCGACTGAACCCTGACCCTGTGCTGCCTGAGATGGAGGGCGTGACAGAGTTTACGGAGTACGTCTCAGAGACGGTGGACGTCCCCTCTCCTTTTGAGCTGCTGGAGCCTCCCACCTCAGGAGGGTTTCTGAAATTGTCCAAGCCATGCTGCTACATCTTCCCTGGAGGAAGGGGCGATTCCGCCCTGTTTGCAGTCAATGGCTTCAATATTTTGATTGATGGCGGCTCAGATCGCAAGTCCTGTTTCTGGAAGCTGGTGCGACACTTGGATCGGATAGATTCTGTTCTCCTTACCCACATTGGAGCAGACAATCTTGCTGGAATTAATGGACTGTTGCAGAGGAAAATTGCGGAGCAGGAGGAGGAACCATCCCAAGGCTCCAATGCCTACGGAGAATGGATGAAAAACCTGATCTCACCTGAGCTTGGTGTGGTGTTCTTTAACGTTCCAGAAAAGCTAAAGATGTCAGAACCAACGCTGAAAGTGAAAAGGAGCATAGAAGAGGCCTCTTTGACTTTGCAGTACCTCAGCAAACTTGGTATCAGGCCGGAGCCTCTCTGTCGAGTTGTTAGCAACACAATCGAGCCCGTCACACTTTTTCACAAACTGGGGGTTGGCAAGTTAGACATGTACATCCTTAACCCTGTCAAGGACAGTAAGGAAATGCAGTTCTTTATGCAGAAGTGGGCAGGTAACAGCAAGGCGAAAACCGGTATCATCTTGGCAAATGGAAAAGAGGGGGAAATATCTGTTCCTTACCTCACATCAGTAACAGCCCTTGTTGTCTGGGTTCCTGCCAGCCCCACTGAGAAGATTGTGAGGGTGCTGTTTCCAGGAAATGCCCCACAGAACAAAATTTTTGAGGGCCTGGAAAAGCTGAGGCATCTTGACTTTTTGCGCTATCCAGTGGCAACTCAGAAAGACATATCGGCCGGAGCTCCCCCTCCAgtcattaaacaaacaaaactgaaacCGAGGACCGATAGCAAGGAAAGCCTCAAATCCTCACCCAAAATGCATGCCACCACTAAAGCAAGCAAAAAAGAGGCAAATGAAGACATCGAATCCAAGAGTGACTCCATAAAGGAGAACAAAGTTGAAAAGAAGCCGAAGAAGTTGAAGGAGAGTGTTTCAAGTCCCAAACCCGTGAAAGCCCGTACAGACACAGTGAaggcagagaaaaagaaattgTTGAGAGAAAAATCTCCTAAAAAGCAGGACAAAGATAAGGTGGCCAAaatggaggaaaagaaagacaaagaaaagaaagagattaAGAAGGAAAAGAGGGAGGTGAAATCTGTGAAAAAAGATGACAACAAAGAATCCAAAttgaaagaagaaaagaagacaGATTCAAGTAAACCAGAGTTAAGGAAAATCACTAAACCTGACCTGAAGCCTTTCACACCTGAAGTCAGGAAGACCCTGAACAAAGCAAAGGTTCAAACAAAGCCAAAGatggaaaaaacaaaagcagccaAGGAGCAAGAGAACAGACCTGCTGCGCAACAGGTTGCTAAGAAGAAACAGGAAAACGACAGATCCTTGGTTTCATCCCCAGAGGACCTTACCAAGGATTTTGAAGCACTGAGACAAGAAGAGATGTCCAAGAGCAAATTGCTACCAAATATTCAATCTTCAACTTTCAACGACACAAAAGTCCCTCATATCGAGTCCCCCGACGAAGGAATAACCACTACTGATGTCGAAACCGAATCCCCTCATGAGGAAAAGCAGCTGTATTCAGCAAAGACAAGTAAATCCCCAACAAAGAGTGATGAGAAATTTGAGGATGAAGGTGCTGGTATGGAGGATGACAATGAGGAGTACAACACAGAGACCAAGACAGCAGAAGTTTCACATGTCATTGGCAAGGCAGATGAGAAGAAATGGCCAGACATGACGGACAAACAAGTGGATTTCGGAAAGACCACAAAAAAGAGTGAAagtgaggaggaagaggatgtTATTGAGAAGGCAGAGTTGGAGGAAGCAGAGGATATAGTTCATGAGGATGAGCTGAAATACAAATCTGAGGCGGCTAAGAAAGAAAAACTTGACAAGGACTGGGACTCCAAACAGAGTGAAACAAAATCGGCCAAACCTGTCGTGGCTGCCGAGCATATTTCGTTTATCCAAGACGAGACCATTCCTGGATATTCCGAGACTGAACAGACCATTTCTGATGAGGAGATCCATGACGATGCAGAAGATAGGATCCCACATCTCCGTTACGATGTCGGCTCATATGACATTTCTGTCCCTAGTGAGACTGGCTGCTTTGACACCATCCATGGTGTAAAAGAGATGAAACCACCAACAATATCGGTTGCGTCTGATCTCACTGTAAAAGGAAGTAGCGTGGGCCAAGAGCCAGCTTTATCTGCATTTGCCTCAAATATTATTGCAGCACCGCTGGCAGAAGAGGAACATATATCTTCTGCCACTTCCATTACAGAGTATGATAAGTTATCTTCATTCGCAACATCTGTCACTGAGGATCAGTCTATTGCATCTGTGACAGCGCCTCCAACTGAGGACGCAGGGAAAAACTCCTTACTTTTGGATACCATCAACAGTATACCGTCATCCAGCCGCACTGAAGGAAAGGAATATTTACACTCAGCTGGCACAATCTCTCCAACGTCATCTTTAGAGGAAGACAAGTGCTTCAAGTCACCTCCATCCGAAGAATACCAGCCCGTTGTTCCTGAACTGGAGGCTCTTTCGAAGCCTACCACTCAGGTAcatgaagaagatgaagaagatgaagaggaggatgaggaccAGACGCCCAATATCGATGTGCCTCTTGGAAAGTTGCATGAAGGCTATGCGTCTGCTGCAATGCAAGACCAAGAACAAGGATTTGATAAGTCTCCCTCCTCAATGGCACCTCTTTCCTCACCTTTCTCACAAGTAAAGGATGATAAAATGACCTGTCTTTCTCAGGTTGAGCCCACTAAGGCAGAAGTTGCTGAAAAACCTCTACCTTCTGCAACCAATTTCTCCAGCACACCGGAAACAAGTGCTACTTCAGAACCAGAAGGGAGATGTCTGAGTCCAGATGAAAGCACTATGAGAATGGCTTCACCTACACAGTCAGGTCCTACCAGCAGTGGCTATTCGCCTACCGAGGAAAAGGCACAGAAGTCAATAACCATGGAGAAAGAGGACCAAATGGACAAGGACACAAAACATGAAACAGTCCCCTTAATTGATGCTAATGAAAAGACTTCTGTGAAAATTACAGAGGATGAATGTGACCCATTCAAAAAGGGCTTCTCAAGCACTCGGGCAACTTTTGATGATTCAGGTGAAGAagaagatgaggaggaggaggaagaggaggtggaggaagaTGAAGAAGCAGAGGAAAATGATTATTATAAGGAGGAAGGTTTGAAGACTTGCGGTAAAACTAAATacaaggaagagagggagagcacaTTCCTTGATGAGGAATTCACATGTGAGCCTCAGTCTCTAAAAGAGGAGAAGCTGtctggaaaagagaaagaggaaacgGAGAAGGAAGATAAACCACAAGACATGACGCACTTGGAGAAAGAACGCAAAGTCCAGATGCTTGGCtttgaggaggaggaagatAGTGAAACTGAGGATTGCACTTACTCGACTGTGAAAGGGTCTCAGGGCAAGTTAGACTCAGTGTCAGTAGGCCAAGGCAAAAAAGATGTGTTATATTCAGAGGGAGATGACACAACAGCAACCTCCAAAGACGCCGATAAAAGCGTACACTTCAACTTGTACTCCTTCCCTGAACGCGAAAAGGGTCCTAAGGATGAGTATATGCGGGAAGTAAGGCAAGATACACCTTATGTAGGGAAGACTTTTACCTACTCTGATACGTATGACAGCAAATCTAGTTCAGTGGATAGTTCATACTCTCCCAAATTAACAAAGGACTTCATGGACAAATTTGATGAGAATGAAAGCATTGAGAAGGAGGCAGACAAAAAAGATTCCACATATAGTACCAGTTCATTCGAAATGACAAATGACTCACCTTTTGAGCAATCTCTAAAGGAAGTGTCGTCAGCTTCGTACAGTGAAACTAAAACCATGTATGGGGCATCGTATATGAGTGACGTTTCAGAGGGAAAATCTACAGAACAGCTGGCTAAAGTTGAACCGGAGACAGCTGAAAAATCCCCACGTTCCTTCTCGCCAGTAAGAGACCCCTTTTCTGTTAAATTTGATGAGCCCACTGTCATCGGAAAGACAGAAGTCAGTGCCCCAGCATCCAATGATTTTCTAGATGACTTCACTGCTTCTGGCTTTTCTGCAAAAAGTAGCGGTCCAGCTCAGTCTTTAAGCAGTGCACAGGGAGCGATTGCAAAAGACATGAAGATGCTTGCACATGGagaggatgatgatgacgaagaggaggaggaggaggaagaggaggacgaTGACGAAGATGAAGACGATGATGAAATGTACGGAAGACGTGTTAGTGATAGTGACCAGGAGAAAGGTGCCAAAGACAGATCAGAGAAAGAATTCAATCCATTTAGTGGTGTCTCCAGCACAGTGTCTCCTCCATTTAAGGAGGGAAAGAAGGACACCTTCCAAGACTTTGGCCTGAGCACAGAGAGTTTTGGCAAACCCCCCGCCCCTGCTCCTTTTGAATCCACTGTAAGTCACAAAAGTCCTGAGGAAGCTTTCAGCGTGACTAAAGATGAAGCCTCCTCACTACTGTCCAGCAGCCACATGACAACATACACATCAGGATATGAATATTCTTATGGTGAGGAGAAAGATGCATTCCCATCTAACCAGTTTGAGGGGAAGGTCCAAACCGAAGACAGCTTTGACAAGTCTTACTTACCCCTCTCTACAAAGTCAAGTGAggataaatttcatgatgagaaAGATGTTGAATTTGAGAAGCAAAAAACACCAGATGTTGTAGCTAAAAAGCCAGGAGACTCAGTCTCACCAGGTTTCAATTATGCAACAACAACCGCCACTGCgtattcctcctcctcctcctacagcCACTCTTCTTCtgcctctgcttctctctccaCCAGCCGCCAGTTTGGAGACGAACTAGAGACTCCGGCAAGTGGCGGCTATGAATATTCATCCTTTAAAGATGAGCATTCACTCGTGATGGATTCCCCATTCTCCAGTTCCAGTGGACTGGTTAAAGATGAGTATTTAGAAGTGTCTGAGAAGCTGACGCCCGCCACTACAACGGCAGAGTCGACTTCTAGCCTTGCGAGGTTTTCTCCATTGTCACCGTTTGAGGAGATAAAACCCTTCCCTACTCACTCAGTCCCCTCTACAGATGATAAGAGAGAAGAAGTCGCCAGCTCTGCCAGTGGTACTTTGGACAAGGGTCCCCAGGGTGCATGCTTTTACAAGCCAGAATGGGGGGATGATACGAATTTGCAGGCTGAATATGGAGCTACTGGGCCTTACAGTCCTCCATCCCAGTCTGTTGATAAGGACCCCTTGACAAAAGATCTGTTTGCTGCTTCTTTAACGCCTCGTGGTGATGCCACTGAGAAACAGTATTATGAAGACACAGAGAGTagtgaagaagaagatgattACATGTGTGAAAGATCTCCATTCACAGCTGTCCAAGCAGACAAGAAAGATAACCCTTTTTCCTTGACGGAACAGTTAACTATGGACACGACTGCCAGTAAGGTAGGCACACTGCCAGATGTGCTTACCTATAGTTCTTCAAAGCCAGAGACTGCAAACGGTCCTGCAGAAATGAGCATGGTAGCACCAGACGGCTTTGGTGGAGCTAGCAAGACAACAACAGCAAGCCTGTTGAAAAGTGAAGTGAAAAGTGAGGAATATGAAGCTGGCAAGATTAGGAATCCTTTCGAATGGGAAATGATGCAGCAAAGAGGCATTTATCCAGGGGCTTCACCACCTCACTATCGTCATGAGGATGAgtatgaagaagaagaagaaatggaACCGGAGCATCCACCCCGTCCTCTTTCCCTTGCATCCGCTGACCAGTCCTTCCAGTCCTCTTATTATAAAGAAGACTCAGGCAGGCAAGATGACTCAGATCACCCTCCTGACGTGTGTATGGGTGCCAGCCCCTTCTCCTCTTCGGCATCGCCAGGTTACTCGTCCTCAGAGTACAAGCAAAGGAAAGGAGACACCTCTCCCTCGTTTATCAACCCAAACCTCTGCCAGCTGTCCAGtgatgaggaggatgaggatgagcaCAGCCAGGATTTTGACCAGCAGCAGCCTGCAGGCAAGACAAGATATCACACCCAACCTCACCATCATTCACACAGGGAGGACAGCGAATCACAGCACCTTTCTGGAGCCGCGGCTGCAGGGATCGGTCTAGCGGGAGAGGACACGCCCCCGACGTCTGTCAGCGAATCCCTGCCCTCGCAGACAGATTCCGATGTTCCGCCGGGAACCGAAGAGTGCCCTTCCATCACGGCGGAGGGAAACGTAGAATCAGATGAGGATGCAGATTACCTCCCTGTAGATAAGTCATCCGGAGCTTACGGTGGAAAACATTACTCATCTAGGTCTTCAGAGAAAAACCACGATCCACTGCCCTCGCCCATGAGGGATCCAGCCCCCTTTCCGCCTCACCCCGACGTATGCATGGTAGACCCAGAGGCACTCTCCAGTCTTACAGACAAACCCCTCAAGAAAGATCCTAAGGCGAAAGGCCTGCGTAAGTCAAAGTCAAAGTCTCCTGGCAGGAAGGCGGACGCCAGAAGTAAAAGATCCCCATCAAAGGACACTTCTCCTCGCACCACATCCCTGAAGAAGAAGGACATTGACGATGATGTGTCCAGGTCCAGTCACAACACAGGCAGAGGACTAGTCAATGGGATTAAAAGCATGTCAG TTTCAAACGCTGCGAAATCCAGTTCCGCTGCTCCCCCTGGTGCTCCCATCTACGTGGACCTGGCCTACATTCCCAACCACTGCAGTGCTAAAAACGTTGACCAGGAGTTCTTCAAACGTGTGCGCTCTGCTTATTACGTAGTGAGCGGGAACGACTCCAGCAGTGGGGAGCCTAGCCGCGTGGTCCTGGACGCTTTGCTGGAGGGAAAGTCACAGTGGGGATCTAATTTACAG